In Streptomyces sp. NBC_00433, a single genomic region encodes these proteins:
- a CDS encoding TerC family protein gives MDVSLALWVLTIAGLCALIGADFLVGRTPHDVSVREAGLWTAVWVVLAALFGLGLLLFSGGQPAGEFFAGYITEKSLSVDNLFVFVLIMGKFAVPTHYQQRVLLVGVLIALVLRAVFIAAGATIVASFSWVFFIFGAFLIWTAWKLIKEARTEQEDDAEFEENRLMKMVEKRIPATDRYHGTRLFITQNGKRLMTPMLVVMLAIGTTDVLFAMDSIPAIFGLTQDPYIVFTANAFALMGLRQLYFLIGGLLKKLVHLSYGLSVILGFIGVKLLLHALHEAGVHVPEISIPVSLGVIVAVLAVTTATSLLAVRGKEPEAGKDTEGDQGADDHDTPTGTSDQRIGA, from the coding sequence GTGGACGTCTCCCTCGCCCTCTGGGTGCTGACCATCGCTGGGCTGTGCGCGCTGATCGGCGCGGACTTCCTGGTCGGCCGCACCCCCCACGACGTGTCCGTCCGGGAGGCGGGCCTGTGGACCGCCGTCTGGGTGGTGCTCGCCGCGCTCTTCGGCCTCGGCCTGCTGCTCTTCTCGGGCGGACAGCCCGCGGGAGAGTTCTTCGCGGGCTACATCACCGAGAAGTCCCTCAGCGTCGACAACCTCTTCGTCTTCGTGCTGATCATGGGCAAGTTCGCGGTGCCCACGCACTACCAGCAGCGCGTGCTGCTGGTCGGTGTGCTGATAGCGCTGGTGCTGCGCGCGGTCTTCATCGCCGCCGGCGCCACGATCGTCGCCAGCTTCTCCTGGGTGTTCTTCATCTTCGGCGCCTTCCTGATCTGGACGGCGTGGAAGCTGATCAAGGAGGCCCGCACCGAGCAGGAGGACGACGCCGAGTTCGAGGAGAACCGGCTGATGAAGATGGTCGAGAAGCGGATCCCCGCGACCGACCGCTACCACGGCACCCGGCTCTTCATCACCCAGAACGGCAAGCGGCTGATGACGCCGATGCTGGTCGTGATGCTGGCCATCGGCACCACCGACGTGCTGTTCGCCATGGACTCCATCCCGGCGATCTTCGGCCTGACCCAGGACCCGTACATCGTCTTCACCGCCAACGCCTTCGCCCTGATGGGCCTGCGGCAGCTGTACTTCCTGATCGGCGGGCTGCTCAAGAAGCTGGTCCACCTGTCCTACGGCCTGTCGGTGATCCTCGGCTTCATCGGCGTGAAGCTGCTGCTGCACGCGCTGCACGAGGCAGGCGTCCACGTCCCCGAAATCTCCATCCCGGTCTCGCTGGGCGTCATCGTCGCCGTCCTGGCCGTCACCACGGCCACCAGCCTGCTGGCCGTCCGCGGCAAGGAGCCCGAGGCGGGGAAGGACACGGAGGGCGACCAGGGCGCCGACGACCACGACACGCCGACCGGTACGTCCGACCAGCGCATAGGCGCCTGA